Proteins from one Pontibacter korlensis genomic window:
- a CDS encoding malate:quinone oxidoreductase: MEIRRLTMIKKKDTAEHTGADVVLIGAGIMSATLGMMLKELQPNLKIEVFERLDVAAAESSDAWNNAGTGHSAFCELNYTPEKPDGSIDISKAVNIAEAFEISKQFWAYLIKNNIIELPTSFIKNIPHMSFVWGQDNVNYLRKRYEAMVKCHLFDDMAYSEERSQIEEWIPLVMEGRSNKEVVAATRMDLGTDVNFGALTRSMFSHLQEESDVIMHFSHEVRKLRQLEDGRWRLRVKDLQTGQKRDVYTRYVFIGAGGGALRLLEKSDIPEGKGYGGFPVSGQWLKCTNREVIERHSAKVYGKAAVGSPPMSVPHLDTRFINGKRELLFGPYAGFSTKFLKKGSFLDLPRSIKPGNLRPMLSAGIQNLALTKYLIDQVRQSPEERLESLRAYFPNAKAEDWKLEVAGQRVQIIKRDPVKGGVLEFGTEVVSGGGCTLAALLGASPGASTAVSIMLGLLERCFMHRINTDQWQAKLKEMIPSYGQSLAEDPALLDRVRSYTSEVLGLVPAVEKE, encoded by the coding sequence TTGGAAATAAGAAGACTAACTATGATAAAGAAAAAAGACACTGCAGAACACACTGGGGCGGATGTGGTGCTGATTGGAGCAGGTATCATGAGTGCTACACTCGGCATGATGCTAAAGGAACTGCAGCCGAACCTTAAAATAGAAGTGTTCGAGCGGCTGGATGTAGCTGCTGCTGAAAGCTCCGATGCCTGGAACAACGCTGGTACCGGCCACTCTGCTTTTTGCGAATTGAATTACACCCCTGAGAAGCCTGATGGCTCTATAGACATTTCAAAAGCAGTTAATATTGCCGAAGCGTTTGAGATCTCTAAGCAGTTTTGGGCTTACCTGATCAAGAACAATATCATTGAACTGCCTACCTCTTTTATAAAGAATATACCGCACATGAGCTTTGTGTGGGGGCAGGATAATGTGAACTACCTGCGTAAACGCTACGAAGCCATGGTGAAGTGTCACCTTTTTGATGACATGGCCTACTCTGAAGAACGTTCTCAGATTGAAGAATGGATTCCGCTGGTGATGGAAGGCAGGAGTAATAAGGAGGTTGTAGCTGCCACACGTATGGACTTAGGTACAGATGTGAACTTCGGCGCCCTTACACGCAGCATGTTCAGCCATTTGCAGGAAGAGAGCGACGTGATAATGCACTTCAGCCATGAAGTAAGAAAATTACGCCAACTGGAGGACGGGCGCTGGCGCCTGAGGGTTAAAGACCTGCAAACCGGGCAAAAGCGTGATGTATACACCCGCTACGTGTTCATTGGTGCTGGTGGCGGAGCATTAAGGCTTTTGGAAAAGTCTGATATACCAGAAGGTAAAGGTTACGGAGGCTTCCCGGTAAGTGGCCAGTGGCTTAAGTGTACAAACCGCGAGGTGATAGAACGGCACAGTGCAAAAGTATACGGTAAGGCTGCAGTGGGCTCACCGCCCATGTCAGTACCTCACCTGGATACACGTTTCATCAATGGTAAGCGTGAACTACTGTTCGGGCCATATGCAGGCTTCTCTACAAAGTTCTTGAAGAAGGGCTCCTTCCTGGATCTTCCAAGATCAATAAAGCCTGGAAACTTACGGCCAATGCTTTCGGCAGGTATACAAAACCTGGCCCTGACAAAGTATCTGATAGACCAGGTTCGCCAGTCTCCAGAAGAAAGGTTGGAGTCGCTTAGAGCTTATTTCCCTAATGCTAAGGCAGAGGACTGGAAATTAGAAGTGGCAGGTCAGCGTGTACAGATTATCAAACGCGATCCTGTAAAAGGCGGCGTGCTGGAGTTCGGTACAGAAGTGGTAAGTGGCGGTGGCTGTACATTGGCAGCATTGCTAGGTGCCTCGCCAGGTGCCTCAACAGCTGTATCAATTATGCTGGGCTTGCTGGAGCGTTGCTTCATGCATCGTATCAACACAGACCAGTGGCAGGCTAAACTAAAAGAGATGATCCCTTCATATGGTCAATCTCTTGCCGAAGATCCTGCACTTCTTGATCGTGTTCGTTCATACACAAGCGAAGTGCTGGGTCTTGTGCCAGCTGTAGAAAAGGAGTAG
- a CDS encoding ComF family protein — protein MEQEFQVVKPEQVQRKHVLLVDDVLTTGATLEACARALLMAGASEVSIATIAAA, from the coding sequence GTGGAGCAGGAGTTTCAAGTAGTAAAGCCGGAACAGGTACAAAGAAAGCATGTGCTGCTTGTAGACGATGTGCTGACCACAGGGGCTACTTTGGAAGCCTGTGCACGTGCGCTTTTGATGGCAGGTGCCTCAGAAGTAAGTATTGCTACTATTGCAGCTGCTTAG